The Raphanus sativus cultivar WK10039 unplaced genomic scaffold, ASM80110v3 Scaffold1227, whole genome shotgun sequence genome includes a window with the following:
- the LOC130503914 gene encoding expansin-like A2, with translation MGSCFLFFVVLLLSSSVDACDRCLQRSKAAYFSSASALSSGACSYGSMATSFFAGHIAAAVPSIYKDGAGCGACFQVRCNNPSLCSTRGTTVMVTDLNMSNQTDLILSSRAFRAMAKPVIGADRDLLRQGVVDIQYQRVPCDYGNKKMMNVRVEESSKKPNYLAIKLLYQGGQTEVVAIDIAQVGSSHWSYMTRSHGAVWVTDKVPTGPLQFRFVVTAGFDGKMLWSQRVLPANWEAGKIYDAGVQITDIAQEGCDPCDDHIWN, from the exons ATGGGAAGCTGCTTTCTCTTCTTCGTCGTTTTACTATTATCGTCTTCCGTTGACGCCTGCGACCGATGTCTCCAACGCTCTAAGGCTGCTTATTTCTCCTCTGCCTCTGCTCTCTCCT CGGGAGCTTGCTCCTATGGTTCTATGGCTACGAGTTTCTTCGCCGGTCACATAGCCGCTGCCGTGCCTTCAATATACAAAGACGGCGCCGGCTGCGGAGCTTGCTTCCAGGTCAGATGCAACAACCCTTCTCTTTGCAGCACCAGAGGAACCACGGTGATGGTCACCGACCTGAACATGAGCAACCAAACAGATCTTATCCTCAGCAGCAGAGCCTTCAGGGCCATGGCTAAGCCGGTTATTGGCGCCGACAGAGATCTTCTTAGACAAGGCGTTGTGGACATTCAATACCAGAG aGTCCCTTGCGACTACGGaaacaagaagatgatgaatgtgagagttgaaGAATCAAGCAAGAAGCCAAACTACTTGGCGATAAAGCTCTTATACCAAGGAGGCCAAACCGAAGTCGTAGCCATCGACATTGCTCAGGTTGGTTCTTCCCATTGGAGTTACATGACCAGAAGCCACGGAGCCGTCTGGGTCACTGACAAAGTACCAACCGGACCTCTTCAGTTCAGATTCGTGGTGACTGCTGGCTTCGACGGCAAAATGCTCTGGTCCCAGCGAGTTCTTCCGGCCAACTGGGAAGCTGGCAAGATCTACGACGCCGGCGTTCAGATCACCGACATTGCTCAGGAAGGTTGTGATCCATGCGACGATCACATCTggaactga